Genomic window (Gemmatimonas sp.):
TGCAAGCACCCTCCCTACGGGTTCGGATCGGCGCATGATCGGAGCTACCATAGTCCTTCGTGATCTTTCATTGATATATGAGACATCGCGGATTCGTACGTCCGCAGTGACGAACCTTACTCTGACAATTGCGGCCGGCGATTATTGTGCGGTGATAGGGGAATCGGGCTCCGGCAAATCTTCGCTACTTGGAGTGTTGGCGCTATTGCAGCGACCCACTTACGGCTCTTACGATCTTGACGGGAGAGATTGCTTGACGCTGACAGCTCGTGAGCGCGCACAAATGCGTGCGACGGCCATTGGTTTAGTATATCAGAGCAGTAACTTGGTGCCAGAGTTGACCTTGCTCGACAATGTTGCCTTGCCAATGCGCTACGCCCGAGTCAATAAAGAGGAGAGAGTCGCACGTGCTGCCGCGGCATTGGAGTCGGTGGGACTCGGCCATCGACTCAGTCACTTTCCAGATGAAGTGTCGGGCGGACAACAGCAGAGAGCGGCGATTGCTCGTACTATTGCGCAGAAGCCCCGCTTGCTGCTTGCAGATGAACCCACGGGTAATTTGGACTCCGAGAGCGGAGCAGAAGTCATGCGGCTTCTTGGGGAGCTGAACGCGGAGGGAACGACTGTGGTGCTGGTAACGCACTCTGAGGAGTATGCGCAGCGAGC
Coding sequences:
- a CDS encoding ABC transporter ATP-binding protein — protein: MIGATIVLRDLSLIYETSRIRTSAVTNLTLTIAAGDYCAVIGESGSGKSSLLGVLALLQRPTYGSYDLDGRDCLTLTARERAQMRATAIGLVYQSSNLVPELTLLDNVALPMRYARVNKEERVARAAAALESVGLGHRLSHFPDEVSGGQQQRAAIARTIAQKPRLLLADEPTGNLDSESGAEVMRLLGELNAEGTTVVLVTHSEEYAQRARKRVLMRDGAAVQIGE